From a region of the Candidatus Methylacidiphilales bacterium genome:
- the rlmB gene encoding 23S rRNA (guanosine(2251)-2'-O)-methyltransferase RlmB gives MNEEKITEKVFGIHAVLSLLSHQPSRVSQLLIDCKRLDKRMEEIRKIANTKSCAISEVSRSRLDEISPNINHQGVIAYLNKESKSQLSFNQLLDRLPHAKPTPLIIVLDRITDPRNLGACIRSADAFGATAVIISKHQTASVSPLVSKASSGATVPVVVVSNLSFALKKLQDQGVTCIATVAQQASDIQDVNLLGPVAICLGCEGQGLKQLLINSCDLITTIPMKSAIGSVNVSVACGILCYEVNRQRNQGIA, from the coding sequence ATGAACGAAGAAAAAATTACTGAGAAAGTTTTTGGAATCCATGCGGTATTATCGTTACTATCGCATCAACCGAGCCGAGTGTCACAACTACTTATTGATTGTAAACGCCTTGATAAGAGAATGGAGGAAATAAGAAAAATTGCTAATACTAAATCCTGTGCGATCTCTGAGGTTTCTCGTTCTAGATTAGATGAGATTTCTCCAAATATTAATCACCAAGGAGTGATTGCGTATCTCAACAAAGAAAGTAAATCGCAACTCAGCTTTAACCAATTACTTGACCGATTACCTCATGCGAAACCAACACCACTCATCATTGTGCTTGACAGAATTACTGATCCTAGAAATTTAGGTGCGTGCATTCGTTCAGCAGACGCTTTTGGTGCAACCGCAGTGATAATTTCTAAACATCAGACTGCAAGTGTATCGCCTCTAGTTAGCAAAGCTTCAAGTGGAGCTACGGTGCCAGTGGTGGTCGTATCAAACCTAAGCTTTGCCTTAAAAAAATTACAAGACCAGGGAGTAACTTGTATTGCGACAGTGGCTCAGCAAGCTTCAGATATTCAAGACGTAAACTTACTTGGCCCTGTTGCTATCTGTTTAGGGTGTGAAGGGCAAGGGCTTAAGCAATTGCTCATCAATTCGTGCGATCTTATAACAACAATTCCAATGAAAAGTGCGATAGGGAGTGTTAATGTTTCGGTGGCATGTGGTATACTTTGTTACGAAGTTAACCGTCAAAGAAATCAAGGGATT
- a CDS encoding ribonuclease R — MNRINTIPKDIDLIVKQYALRAQFTAKQLDQAEQLANAGTRAEKEPRYDARNLHFVTIDGDDAKDFDDAICLLKLPNNTFQLHVAIADVSFFVTPQSALDIEAQKRGTSIYFPDFVIPMLPPALSEGVCSLLPHTDRYVVLCTMDLTNDGDVSKYEFKRAIINSKHRLTYQKVDELLIANNQSDPLTVFLLKLNELRIVLEHKKMLRKALHVERKETVITLDAERNVKQIGKKEPLISQSIVEECMVLTNTCMANYLLKQYPDGAIYRTHQPPHLDDIIKLQSTMKKYGIAIALPPPSQEKKFYYAMLLEQIKKHVLAPQLYPLVLQSLPHACYTIDAFGHFGLALQQYTHCTSPIRRYSDIIAHRLLLQSLSSTTKQVPYSKSFLTEVSTICSDRERTSEQASRTHQALLGCLYVKQKISTQTQATIVSFYKHGAFVYLTQYGVEAFCKFKTDSIRSRRFRSRTRTSLHLEDYFSIGQTIEVTISDIDFDRYKITTTVSSKLIPQSKHERRKNY, encoded by the coding sequence ATGAACAGAATTAATACGATACCTAAAGATATAGATCTGATTGTAAAGCAGTACGCGCTACGGGCACAATTTACCGCTAAGCAGTTAGATCAAGCTGAGCAATTGGCGAACGCCGGTACCCGAGCTGAAAAAGAACCCAGATATGACGCGAGAAATCTACACTTTGTTACTATTGATGGAGATGATGCCAAAGATTTTGATGATGCAATTTGTTTGTTGAAACTACCTAACAACACATTTCAACTTCATGTTGCAATAGCTGATGTGAGCTTTTTTGTTACTCCTCAAAGTGCTTTAGATATTGAGGCACAAAAAAGAGGCACTTCAATTTATTTCCCTGACTTTGTTATTCCAATGTTACCACCAGCACTGAGTGAAGGTGTGTGCTCTCTCCTTCCACATACCGATAGGTACGTGGTACTTTGTACTATGGATTTGACTAACGATGGAGATGTTTCAAAATATGAATTTAAGCGTGCCATAATTAATTCAAAACACCGGCTTACCTATCAAAAGGTAGACGAATTACTTATTGCAAATAATCAGTCAGATCCCCTCACAGTTTTTTTACTAAAACTAAATGAATTACGCATAGTGCTTGAACACAAAAAAATGCTTAGAAAAGCACTTCATGTAGAAAGAAAAGAGACTGTAATTACTCTTGACGCTGAAAGAAATGTTAAACAGATCGGTAAAAAAGAACCCCTGATAAGCCAATCCATTGTAGAAGAATGTATGGTGCTTACCAACACCTGTATGGCGAATTACCTTCTCAAACAATACCCAGATGGAGCAATTTATCGAACCCACCAACCACCTCACCTCGATGACATAATCAAATTACAATCCACCATGAAAAAGTACGGTATTGCTATAGCGTTACCACCACCAAGTCAAGAAAAAAAGTTTTATTATGCAATGTTACTTGAGCAAATTAAAAAGCATGTTCTGGCTCCACAACTCTATCCTTTAGTATTGCAATCTTTACCCCACGCTTGTTATACCATTGATGCATTTGGGCATTTTGGCTTAGCCCTACAGCAATACACTCATTGTACTTCTCCAATTAGAAGATACAGTGATATCATCGCACATAGGCTATTACTACAATCGCTCTCTAGTACTACCAAACAGGTACCGTATTCCAAAAGTTTTCTTACTGAAGTGTCTACAATTTGTTCAGACCGGGAAAGAACCTCAGAGCAAGCGAGCAGAACCCATCAAGCATTGCTTGGTTGTCTCTATGTAAAACAAAAAATCTCTACCCAAACCCAAGCTACAATTGTAAGTTTTTATAAACATGGTGCGTTTGTGTACCTAACTCAATATGGTGTAGAGGCCTTTTGCAAATTTAAAACTGATTCCATACGATCGAGAAGGTTTCGTTCACGAACGCGAACATCACTTCACTTAGAAGATTATTTTTCAATTGGACAAACTATAGAAGTTACCATTAGTGATATTGATTTTGATCGTTATAAAATCACCACGACCGTAAGTTCTAAACTAATACCTCAATCCAAGCATGAACGAAGAAAAAATTACTGA
- a CDS encoding ATP phosphoribosyltransferase regulatory subunit, translated as MQPPLLKDLLPAQATQVEKFRRIFLDILCAKKYQLIDPCALDDLERYGATLGVQFVNQSFLVPDPFSGKTLLLRADATPQVARIDAELSNNQIIPRRFCYATSVYVTKPQHPLQQRNQVQVGAELFGVEGEKGDVEVITLLYQLLRKSNCNQIHLIIGDVRFFQNIVSKINSENRNEKLLQELLVLVRLKSHTDLNLFSNHYKLTAATQKLLHLLLDAHGDAQSSLTFKTIEHLAMQLELQQTARSVKSICQYIKKNLPHITCIIDLGELHGYHYKSGLVFTAYTTLNNNELARGGRYDGLYRFHDKPRSAVGFSLMIDALCNLSGRAS; from the coding sequence ATGCAACCGCCGCTATTAAAAGACCTACTACCTGCACAAGCCACTCAAGTAGAAAAATTTAGGAGAATTTTTTTGGATATACTCTGTGCAAAAAAATATCAGTTAATAGATCCTTGCGCCTTAGATGATCTCGAACGGTATGGCGCTACCCTTGGAGTACAATTCGTTAACCAGTCATTTTTAGTACCTGATCCATTTAGTGGAAAAACCTTATTACTTCGTGCAGACGCAACTCCACAGGTCGCGAGAATTGATGCGGAACTGAGTAATAATCAAATTATCCCAAGAAGATTTTGCTATGCAACCTCAGTCTATGTCACTAAACCACAGCACCCACTCCAACAGAGGAACCAAGTACAAGTTGGTGCGGAATTATTTGGAGTAGAGGGCGAAAAAGGTGATGTGGAAGTTATCACATTGCTCTATCAGCTCCTCAGGAAATCTAATTGCAACCAGATTCACTTGATTATAGGAGATGTTCGTTTTTTTCAGAATATCGTTTCAAAAATTAACTCAGAAAATCGAAATGAAAAGTTGTTACAAGAGCTATTGGTATTAGTGCGATTAAAATCACATACAGATTTAAATCTTTTTTCTAATCATTACAAATTGACAGCTGCAACTCAAAAACTATTACATTTGTTGCTTGACGCCCATGGAGATGCTCAGTCATCACTTACATTCAAAACAATTGAACATCTTGCTATGCAATTAGAGTTACAGCAAACCGCCCGTTCAGTTAAATCAATCTGTCAGTATATTAAGAAAAATCTGCCTCATATAACATGTATCATAGATCTCGGAGAATTACATGGCTACCATTATAAAAGTGGGTTGGTTTTTACCGCTTACACAACGCTCAATAACAATGAATTGGCTCGCGGAGGTAGATATGACGGGCTGTATCGTTTCCATGATAAACCCAGATCCGCAGTTGGGTTTTCACTTATGATTGATGCACTCTGCAATCTTTCTGGAAGAGCGTCATGA
- the hflC gene encoding protease modulator HflC: MKETIIIKIGLGLLALTILTSSFYQVREDQFAISKFLGKIGEDTIEPGFHFKIPILTQIYLYDRKLLSLDQPAERFLTLEKKNLLVDYFIRYRISNLKDFYTNVSGDETIAARRLISIVNDILKSEFSRRTVREAITSERDIVTKAVLDTVLSKASNLGITVIDVRVKRVDFPESVSDSVYERMIKERASVAKEFRSEGKEQAIQIQAKADRDREQILAQAYKQSQILKGQGDAKASQIYARAYGKNVRFFKLYRSLEAYKKSYTSGNDILVIDGDSEFMRYFKDMR, translated from the coding sequence ATGAAAGAAACTATTATTATTAAAATTGGATTAGGGTTACTTGCTCTTACTATTCTCACCTCTTCTTTTTATCAAGTCAGGGAAGATCAATTTGCAATTTCAAAATTTTTAGGAAAAATTGGCGAGGACACTATTGAACCTGGCTTTCATTTCAAGATTCCTATCCTTACCCAAATTTACCTGTACGACAGAAAGTTACTTTCCTTAGATCAGCCAGCAGAAAGATTTTTAACATTAGAAAAGAAAAATTTACTTGTTGATTATTTTATTAGATACAGAATAAGCAATCTAAAAGATTTTTATACTAATGTCTCAGGTGACGAAACCATTGCTGCACGTAGGCTTATTTCAATTGTTAATGATATCCTAAAGAGTGAGTTTAGTCGTCGTACAGTACGAGAAGCCATTACGAGTGAACGCGATATCGTTACAAAAGCAGTGTTAGACACTGTGTTAAGTAAGGCCAGCAATTTAGGTATTACGGTGATTGATGTTAGAGTAAAGCGAGTAGATTTTCCAGAATCGGTAAGTGATTCTGTTTATGAGCGAATGATTAAGGAAAGAGCTTCTGTAGCTAAAGAATTCAGATCGGAAGGTAAAGAACAAGCCATACAAATCCAAGCAAAAGCTGATAGAGATCGTGAGCAGATTCTCGCCCAGGCCTACAAACAATCCCAGATACTAAAAGGGCAGGGCGACGCAAAGGCTTCACAAATATATGCAAGGGCGTATGGAAAAAATGTTAGATTTTTTAAGTTATATAGAAGTCTTGAAGCATACAAAAAATCTTATACTTCCGGAAATGATATCTTAGTAATTGACGGTGATTCTGAATTTATGCGCTATTTTAAAGATATGCGCTGA
- the hflK gene encoding FtsH protease activity modulator HflK translates to MLDLFTRRFSQGPPDLDEWLDSVGRKLKNFLSGRPNSNEDYRDNHKGSDDNDSNFFNNNALPPSKLFLIGLGILFAIWFVLGFYIVDEKERAVILRFGKYSTLQNPGIHWAPFFIDSPIRVNIKQVRSTSYSSTLLTGDENIVKIHYEVQYIVSDPIKFLFNVRNPEAVVGEVVNSTVREVIGKNTLDYVLLEGRPVVAQESRERAIQILDDYQIGITLQTINIQEAQPPEEVQNAFNDTNKAREDKQRYINEAEAYSNEVIPVARGDAQKILEGANAYKSRVIAEAEGDASRFLNVLSEYVQAPEVTERRLWLETLSDIYSRNVKVYVGNPKSGQLLYLPLDSIKKNLSANQELNQSSPSQNQNTTNENQLRQQNSDTRSRLVR, encoded by the coding sequence ATGTTAGATTTGTTTACTAGACGATTTTCTCAGGGGCCCCCTGATCTTGATGAGTGGTTAGATTCAGTAGGAAGAAAATTAAAAAATTTTCTTTCTGGTAGGCCGAATTCCAATGAAGACTATCGAGATAACCATAAAGGTTCAGATGATAATGACTCTAACTTTTTTAACAATAATGCGTTGCCTCCTTCAAAACTATTTTTAATCGGATTAGGGATCTTATTTGCAATCTGGTTTGTTTTAGGGTTTTATATCGTCGATGAAAAAGAACGCGCTGTGATACTTCGTTTTGGAAAATACAGCACCTTACAAAACCCCGGAATCCATTGGGCGCCTTTTTTTATAGATTCTCCTATCAGAGTTAACATAAAACAAGTTCGCTCAACAAGTTATAGTTCAACCTTGCTGACTGGAGATGAAAATATTGTCAAAATTCATTACGAAGTGCAGTATATCGTCAGCGATCCAATTAAATTTTTATTCAATGTTAGAAATCCTGAGGCGGTAGTGGGCGAAGTGGTTAATAGTACTGTGAGAGAAGTAATTGGAAAAAATACCCTAGATTATGTTCTTCTTGAAGGAAGACCGGTAGTGGCTCAAGAGTCCAGAGAGCGTGCCATTCAAATCCTTGATGACTATCAAATCGGCATAACGCTTCAAACCATAAATATCCAAGAGGCCCAACCACCCGAAGAAGTTCAAAATGCTTTTAACGATACCAATAAAGCCCGAGAAGATAAACAACGTTACATTAATGAAGCGGAAGCGTATAGTAATGAAGTTATACCGGTTGCAAGAGGAGACGCTCAGAAAATCCTTGAGGGAGCTAATGCCTATAAATCTCGTGTTATCGCTGAAGCAGAGGGGGACGCTTCTAGGTTTTTGAATGTTCTTTCTGAATATGTTCAAGCGCCTGAAGTAACTGAACGAAGACTTTGGTTAGAGACACTTTCTGATATATACAGTAGAAATGTTAAAGTTTATGTAGGTAATCCAAAGTCAGGACAGCTACTCTATCTACCTTTAGATTCTATTAAGAAAAATCTAAGTGCTAATCAAGAGCTTAATCAGTCTTCACCAAGCCAAAATCAAAACACGACTAACGAAAATCAATTGCGTCAGCAGAATTCTGATACGAGAAGCAGGTTGGTGCGATAA
- the hflX gene encoding GTPase HflX: protein MRCLVIHINYNHYILEHLKLIQFEELELVKLCAAAGYSTMQEIRFTLSHINTNTFISNDRLEQIQQAAKLQNAKAVIFNASLSARQELNIKEFLKLEVRTRNIIILELFSKHAVSSDSKLHVSLARLEISRASLVGHWTHLERQRGGTGTRSGPGETQFESDRRGLDVKITSLRKKIKKVALRRKEFQYRKRDSVFRIAIVGYTNSGKTTLFNALSRANRVVADQWFATLDPLARRIFVTGLERTTEVVLLDTVGFISHLPKQLKEAFTASLEEILSADLILHVIDCARVGYHDRIAVVENQLSELGVLSTVPIIEIYNKIDLINVPSSSVYLPEQNKYRIYLSALNQPQLPTIHSLIASQIHNNYSKINIVC from the coding sequence TGAAGAACTTGAACTGGTCAAACTCTGCGCCGCAGCTGGGTATAGCACCATGCAGGAAATACGATTCACCCTCAGCCATATTAATACAAATACATTTATTTCTAATGATCGTTTAGAGCAAATTCAACAGGCCGCCAAATTGCAAAATGCAAAGGCGGTGATTTTTAATGCCTCGCTTTCGGCTCGTCAAGAACTAAACATAAAAGAATTTTTAAAACTAGAAGTTAGAACAAGAAATATTATCATCTTAGAATTATTTTCAAAACATGCGGTTAGTTCTGATAGCAAGCTCCATGTGTCACTCGCGAGGCTTGAAATCTCAAGAGCATCGTTAGTTGGGCACTGGACTCATTTAGAACGACAACGAGGGGGAACTGGTACGCGATCCGGACCAGGTGAAACTCAATTTGAATCTGATCGCCGGGGGCTAGATGTTAAAATAACTTCGCTTAGAAAAAAAATAAAAAAAGTCGCATTAAGAAGAAAAGAGTTTCAGTACCGAAAGCGTGACTCTGTATTTAGAATTGCAATTGTAGGTTACACAAACTCAGGTAAAACCACACTATTTAATGCGCTTAGTCGCGCTAACCGTGTGGTAGCGGATCAGTGGTTTGCAACCTTAGATCCGCTGGCAAGGCGAATCTTTGTGACTGGATTAGAAAGGACTACCGAAGTAGTATTGTTAGATACTGTGGGCTTCATTTCACATTTACCCAAACAACTAAAGGAGGCTTTTACAGCGAGCTTGGAAGAAATTCTCTCAGCTGATTTGATTCTCCATGTCATTGACTGCGCAAGGGTAGGTTACCATGATCGAATCGCTGTGGTTGAAAATCAATTGAGTGAGCTCGGTGTTTTATCCACGGTTCCTATTATTGAAATATACAATAAAATTGATTTGATAAACGTTCCAAGTAGCTCGGTATACTTACCCGAACAAAATAAATACCGCATCTATCTATCTGCTCTCAATCAACCGCAATTGCCCACTATCCACTCTTTGATAGCAAGTCAAATCCATAATAACTATAGTAAAATAAATATCGTATGTTAG